DNA sequence from the Antennarius striatus isolate MH-2024 chromosome 3, ASM4005453v1, whole genome shotgun sequence genome:
TACCTGTCTGACGGTCTGGCCCACGTACTCGATTACCATCTCGTCTGCTGCTATTGGCTCCAGGGCGAACAGCCCCCACTCGTGGATCAGACTCCGGCTGAAACGAATCCGCTTCTTCCGGAACTGGTGGGAAACAACAtgacctgttgttgttgttgttgttgttgttgttgttgatggtgtgttgctgttgttttttgctggtgatgttgttgttgttgacattgTTGCTATCGTTGCCTTGATGTTGTTTCTCTGATTGTTGCTGCTGTCAGTGCCCATCGTGCTCACAATCACATCTGGACAGACCGACATGTTACTGACATAACTGGCGTGTTGCTGATGTGTAACTGACATGTTACTGAGTTGTTACTGGCATGTTACTGACGTGTTACCGACATGTTACTGACGTGTTACCGACATGTTACTGATGTGTTACTGACATGTTACAGACGTGTTACTAATGTGTTACAGATTTATTACTGACATGTTACTAACGTGTTACCGTCATGTTACAGAGGAGTTACTGATGTGTTACTGACATGTTACAGACGTGTTACTAATGTGTTACAGATTTATTACTGACATGTTACTGACGTGTTACCGTCATGTTACAGAGGagttactgttgtgttactgaCATGTTACAGACGTGTTACTGCTGTGTTACAGATGTGTTGCAGATGTGTTACTGACATGTTACTGGAATGTTACTGGAATGTTACTGACATGGTACAGACGTGTTACTAATGTGTTACAGATGTATTACTGACATGTTACAAATGTGTTACTGACAGGTTACTGGAATGTTACAGACATGGTACTGATGTGTTACTGACATGTTAGATGTGTTACTGACATGTTACTGACGTGTCACTGATGTGTTACAGACGTGTTACAGCGTGGCTGAAACTAGGTAACAGGTCCTTAAATGAACTTCAGCTTCAGGTCTTCAGGTGACCCCGGTACGCACACCCATCCTCCTGACCTCCTACCTTCAGCTGGTTGAACTTGACCAGGTCGCTGTCGCAGCTGAACGAGGAGCGCAGGCGGCGCTGGTCAGACCTGAAGTCAGACCCGGAGCGCAGCGAGGTCGTCTGCTGGGCGGGGGCGCTGGTTCCCTGCTGAGACCAGAGTCAGACTTTACCAGAGAATCCTGGAGGAACCTGAGGGTCGAGTTGCTTCCATACCTGAGCAGCAGCGGTTGGGAGATCAGCCGCCGGCTTCGTGTGGTTCACGtatgtctgtttttctctctggcTGATTCGGTAGAAACCTTCACTGCGAGCAGAACCGGACCGGTGGTGAGGCAGTCCAGATCTCTGGTCCTCAACGGGGGCTTTGATCAGTGGGCAGTGGTCAAAGATCATCCAGGACATGTAAGAGGGTACGATTCACACCAGCCAACTGACCTGaggaacagttcacccaaaaaCCTTCACCAGGAAGTTCTAGTCCACAAAACGTGTGTGGAGCCTCTCCAGGCTGCAGGGTTCTGAACCCACAATGTATAACATGTAAGAAGACCCTGAACCCCAGAAACCCCCCACGCTTCATCCTGACTTGGTGGttgcttggttggttggttgggtgggtcagtgtttgattgattgcttgtgtgggtggttgtttggttggtttggtggtttgttggttgggttagttggttggttcattggttggttgggtggGTCAGTGGTTGGTCgattggttgtgtgtgtttggctgtttgttggttggttgtgtGGGTGGCTTTTTGAGgggggttggttggttgggtgagttgattggttggttgggataactggttggttgattggttggttggttggttggttggttggttgggtaggtcaatcattgattgattggttgtgtaggtggttggttggttgtgtgAGTGGTTTTATGggtggttgtttggtttgttgggtGAGTTGGTGGTTGTattgtggttgtttggttggttgtttggttggttgggtggttACTTTggggtgaactgttcctttcaGCTCACACCTGCTCACCTCAACTGGTTTTAAAGGATATGGGGGTGGGGCGTCCACCGGATGTTCCTGATGCACCTGAAGCCATGGTCACACTCTTGCAGCCGGTCATACATGAACTGCAGTATCCGTCCATCCTCTTCATCCAGACCTTCCCTCCAGAACCGATGCAggaccctcctctcctcacAAACGGACCTCCTCCGGTACCGATGAGGAGATCTGGAGCTCCTCCAAGACTGCCTCCATCTCATTTTTCGCCGCCTCAGCTGTTTTCTCCTCAGACAGCGTGTCTCGCTCCTGTTCTCCTTATCCAGGAGCCCCAGCATGTTCTCCAGCCCCTGGAGGGGCTTCACCCTCCTTCCTGAAACAATCCAGGAACCTCTACCGTCAGCAGAGTCTGAAGACTCAGACGGGCTCCATGACGACCCAGAGACAGGAGAACCCCCCAGGGAGTCCCAGAGCAGAGTCCTCTGAGTAGTCCTTCTGCCCGGGTGTCTGTGGGGCAGAATGAGGTCTCGTCCAGGAGTCTTGGGGGCTAACGCGTACGGGTTGGTGGGCGGGTATGGACCAGGGGGTGGGCTGATCTGGCCTCCTGCTGACATGGAATCTCTTCCTGGCGTCGCTGGAGCTCTCCCGGAGCTGAACTCAGGCCATCCGCTCTGGTCCTCTCTACCAGGTGTCGTGGGTCGATCCTGGTCTGACAAGACCGGAGGGTCAGAGGGACCCAGAACCAGCTCAGCGCTCAGAGGAGACGAGGACAGGTCTTCATCAGCAGAGTCCTCACTGTCCAGCTCAGCCATGATGCCCCTGCCCGGCGTCTGGGGCTGTTCCACCTCCACCGCCAGGGACGCTGGTCTGACCAGCAGGTCTGGATCACTGTCCACCAGGCAGCCTGTCGGCGTGACAGGCCTCAGGCTGCCGGGGGTCTCCTCGGAGTCCACGACCCATCCAGGGCCCCCAACCGCCACGCCCAGCTGGGGCTCCACTGCTCCGGAacacaacaagaaaacattaGAGACATCAAGAGTCTGATGTCAGGGTTCTGACTGGGGTCTGCTGAATACTGTTAATACACTCTACCAGTTAGCTCAAAGCGCCGCTGATGCTAACACCCTGTTCAGTTTGGCTGTACCcaggaggaccccccccccctccagacgtGTTGGTGCTTGGCCGGTGCTCAGGGACTTACCTGGAGGTCCCGGGGGCGACGGGAAGCGCAGACGGTCCAGGAGTCTGTcctcctgacaggaagtggtctcCTCTAGCTCTTCCCTGGGGAACAGAACCAACCAGTCCTGCAGGTCCAGCTGACCACCGGGGGTCGTCGGGGTGACGGGGGGCTCCATCACCTCTTCATCAGATGACGTCATTGTGCACCGGCCACGCCTCTGGTCCTCGCCGCCCTCCTCCATGTCTGAGTAGGATGAGTCCTCCAAGCTGTCTGAAACCGACAAGTCCAACGAGTCCGACGAATCCCACGGTGATGAAGACGCCCCGCCCACCGAGGAGCTGCTGTCAGACTCTAGAGTCCGGAACAGGAAACAGTCATCACCcgaaccaatcagaagctggTCGTAAACCTAGGAGGCGTCTGAACGTACCGCCGAAGCGCCGCAGCTCATCGCCAGCAGCAGGGGAGACCACACCTTCATCCTGTGGGCGACCTTCTTCTTCATCAGAGGACTGATCACCAGCATCACCGTCACACTAATCACAACACGATCATCAGATCAATACGATCAGATCGATATGATCAGATCGATACGATCAGATCGATACCATCAGATCGATACCATCAGATCGATATGATCAGATTGATACGATCATATCGATACGATCAGATCGATACCATCACATCGATACCATCAGATCGATATGATCAGATTGATACGATCATATCGATACGATCAGATCGATACCATCACATCGATACCATCACATTGATACCATCAGATCAATACGATCAGATATCAGTCTGGACTGTTGTCCTTCAACAGGTTTCCTGACGCTCTACATACGTGTAAACACACTAGATGGTGACCCTcccccccagcagggggcagcagtgtTTACCAGAACTAAAGGAGCAGCATCTTCATCATCGCTGTCCAGCTCCTGTGGTCTTGCGTGTCTGCGCCGGTGCCTGTCGGAGGCGGGTCTGTCCTGCGCCTGTGTCTCATCTAAAGCCAAAGAGAGACCGTCTGACAGAGACGCTCCGGTTGGAGGAACCCGCCAGGACCGCCCAGAACCCTCATCAGGAGAACGCGGACCCTTCTCCTCCTCGGTGGCGAGGGCGGGGTCGCCGGCTCGTTTCCTCTTCACCTGTGATTCAGGTGGGGGGGTCGCTGATTAAACACGGAGGGGGCAAACGGAGGACAGGGGGGCGTCTGACGGAGGGTTACCCTGAAGGATGGCAGCGGGGGCTTCTTGTGCGGAACGCTCCGTTTCTCCACGCTGGATCTCCTCACGGGGGAAACGTGTTCCTGGAACGGAACGGATCCATCAGGTCCCCTTCTGACGGGGGGGGCACCCGGAGGACTTACCTTGGCTCTCTGCTCCTGGCGGTCCCACCACGCCTCGAACACCCTGAAGGCGGTGCCCTCAATCACCCGGCGGGCGACGTCCTTCCTCACCGCGGCCTTCAGCTGGTCCCGGATGGCCTCCAGGACCCTGTCCACCATCACCTGGTGGGGGTCACCCCCCAGGGGCAGGGGGGCTGGAGGCGGCATCAGGGGGTTAAAGGGTGGGGCGGGCCAGGGGGGGCGGGGGAATGGTGACCTCTCATCCGGTCGCACAGGTGGGGGGTACAGGTGAGCAGGAGGGGGAACAGGGGGTGGCACCGCTGGGGGGGGTTGCACAAAAGTTGGTGGTGGAGGGATAGGGACGCGATGGCCCGGGGGCGGGGTCCAGCCCGGGGGCGTGGTCCAGCGCGGAGGCGGGGTCCTGCCCGGGGGCGGGGTCCAGCCTAGGGGTGGGGTCCAGCCCGTAGGCGGGGTCCAGCCTGGGGGCGGGATCGGGATGGTGCCGTTAGGAAGGCGAGGTGGGACTGGTGGGATGGCTGGGGGAAAGCGACCAATAGGGAAAGAGAAAGGCgtggctgggggcggggcttgaggcCTGATTGGAGGAGGAGTGCTGGAGGTGAGGAGGTGAACAGCGCCACCAAGAGGAGGGAAagatggaggggggaggggagaagGGGTCAAAGCTCCAGGCTGGTTTCTGGACTGATGAGGATCCTCATTGGCTGGTTCCTCCTGGAGAGAAGAAACACCTGTGTGGTCCGGctggaggacaaacaaacaaacaaacaaacaaacaaacaaacaaacaaacataacttttgggttaaggttaggggttagggttggggtttggggcttggggtttggggttaggggttaggggttaggggttaaggtcgATATCTTTCTGTCCCATCAGCCTCATTTCCACGGCGTAGGGCGGTCTCCATGTCTTTAGTTTTCCATCAGGTTGAAGTACCTGCTGCTACTTTTCTAGTTCCTCGTTCATTGTGGTTCCAGGCGACCCGGCATAGACTcaaggtcacatgacacattACAGACTGCTGATTGGCCAATGGCCAGCATGCACGCGTTATCCTAGACGACACAAATCAATGGCTTCCAGAACAAAACAGTGAAGAGGCTTCGGTAGCCATAATGTTTCTTTCTGAAGTCGGGTCGGGTCAGGTGGGGTCAGGTGGGGTCAGGTGGGGTCAGGTTGGGTCGCGTCAGGTGGGGTCAGGTGGGGTCAGGTTGGGTCAGGTTGGGTCAGATGGGGTCAGGTTGGGTCGCGTCAGGTTGGGTCAGGTGGGGTCAGGTGGGGTCAGGTCAGGTGGGGTCAGGTTGGGTCAGGTGGGGTCAGGTGGGGTCAGGTCAGGTGGGGTCAGGTGGGGTCAGGTGGGGTCAGGTCAGGTGGGGTCAGGTTGGGTCAGGTGGGGTCAGGTCAGGTGGGGTCAGGTTGGGTCAGGTGGGGTCAGGTGGGGTCAGGTGGGGTCAGATGGGTCAGGTcgggtcaggtcaggtcaggtcgggtcaggtcaggtcaggtcaggtcgggtcgggtcgggtcgggtcagGTTGGGTCGGGTCAGGTCGGGTCACGCCGGGGGGGTTAACTACGCAGTGGAAATAAGGCTCAGGGTCTCAGGAGAATCACCTGACGGGTCGCTGTGGGGGGGGACAGTTCTGCCTCTGGTTCAGGAAACCTTTCAGCGTGTATGAAGTCGTCTGCTGGGGGGGTCTGGGTCTGGATCTGTCTCGTCAGAACCAGCACCGCCTGGGCAGTTTCATCCTCGTCATCCTCAATAAGACATGCTGGACGGGTGTCACCgaggggggggcagggtgaAGCTGGGCTGTCCTGAGGCTGGTCGTCCTCCCCCCTCAGTGAGGACTGACCGCTGACCAGCAGACTCTGGATGCGGGAGTCCAGACTCTGTCCCTGAGGCTGGGGGCCGCTGGGGGCCCCAGATAACGACGACTCGGCTCTCCATGCGAGGTcacgaggggggggggacgctgTGGATGGATCAATGCTGGGGGTGCTGATGGAGTCCTGACGTCCACCCGCTGGGGGGCCTGGGACCTCCTGGTCGCAGGAGTGGTCTGAGCAGGTCTCATGGGCCCACGGCCACGCCCCCTGCCTGCTGCTGTGGGCGGAGTCAGGCTGTGATTGACTGGTCTGGTGGTGCCGAGGGGGTTTGTGGGGGTGGAGCTCCCGCGCTGAAGGTCGGTGGACGCCGTGAGGCGGGGGCTCCGCCTGGAGGACGGGCGTGGCCTGAAGGCTGGAGTAGCAGGAGTCCTGGGACTGGGGGGTCGCCGAGAAGCAGGGCGTGGGGGGTGTCCCCAGACAATGGGGGGTGAGCCCAGAGCTGTGGGGGGTGTCCTGGTAAATACTGGAGTAGGCTGTGTCCAGGGAGAGGGGGGTGGCAATGGAGGGGCTGGGGTCGTCACTCCGGCGCTGGGAGGCGTCGCCCTGGTGCTGGGGGGCTTCGCCCTGTCAGAGGAAAGTGATCAGCTGTTGCTCAGGTGGTCctgactacttcctgtttgggccAGGGGGGCGTCTTACCTGCAGGCGGTGGAGGAGGCTCTGGAGGGCCAACTGGCTGCTGCCTGCCGGTAACGACCGGGGGGGGTGAAGACCGCCGAGGAGCAGCTGCAGGTACTGGGTCCTGGTCTCACCTGGGGGGGCAGCATGTCAGTCCACCAAACAACACACAGGTGTCCGGGGGGGCAGGGCTCACCTTTGGGGTCCACCTCCACGCGGATGATGTTCCCCATCACGGACGTCTGGTGGAGCTCTCGGGCGGCGTCCCGCGCCCCCCGCGCTGTGTCGAACACCACCCTGGCCACGCCCAGGTGCCTCttgtggtgggggtggtagaACACCTCCACCTGCTCCGTGCTCCCGTACGGACGACACATGGAGGTCAGGAACGCCTCCCCCACGTTATCGTTAAGCCCCCAGAACGTCACCTCTCTGGGGGGGACGGGGCCCACGTACCAGTCATCCACCTGGGGGGTCAAGAACTGGTGGTAAGACTAGGAAGAGTAgttagagtagagtagagtagttAGACTCTAACTTACTCTAACTACTCTACTCTGTAAGAGTAGTTAGAGTAATTAAATTAGTTAGAGTAGTTATAATGGTAGGAACagtggtagtagtaatagtagtaatggTATTAATAGTATGATGATATTATGTCGCCTTAACCTCATTACTCTAGTAttaatactattactattacaaACTAAAATTATTACTAGccttattattactattattattactattattatcactattattattactattattatcactattattattactattattatcactattattattattactattattattactactactattattattactactactattattgttactgttgttattattattactattattatcactattattattattactattattattactgttattattactattgctATTATAGATTTTTTTCGGGTCACAGGTCAGCTGatttatttactgatttatCTGCCGATTAATTTGCTGATTTATTGCTATCAATCAGAGGAGCCTGAGCGCTGATCGATCGCCCCCGGaagccaccccccccaccttgaATTTGGCCACCAGCAGCTCGGTCCTGTTCCAGCGGCTCCACAGGCGGCGGACGCGAGGGTCCCGGACCGAATCCACCGGAAGCAGCCCCACCGGTAAGTCCTGCACCTGCTCAGGTAAACAGACCGGAGTCACGGGACGCTCCGGGAGGCGGAGCGGACCGTCTGCGGACCGGAGCTCACCGGGATGTTGAAGCGCCAGCCGTCGTACCGGTACACCTTGTAGAGCCCTTTAGCCAATACCGGATCGATCATCAGTTTGGAGCTGGTCCAGCGGGGGGGCGTGTCGGCCCGGTTGTCCCGGTCCATCCCACTCATCATCACCTGGACACACACGGTGTTTACTGGAGCGGAAGCGACACGCCTCGACAGGTGAGGAGCATCACCTGAGCCCCCCCTCCCGCGGACACACCGCCCCCTCCCGCTGCGTGTCAGACAGCCGAACCCCCGGTACCGGGCCTGAGACTCACCTGCGGGGCAGAGACATGGCGGACAGGTGTTGTTGTTCGCCGGGGGCTCTAGCTCGTCACCGGGCGGAGAACGGATCCCTCCGCGGGGGGCGGGGCGGAAGAACACTAACAACCACCTGCGGAGGCGCGCGCCTCCGGTAGGGACAGGCTGTTGTCTGGAAACTGAACCCACATGACCTCCTGATGACGTCAGACCCCCTCCGACCCGACACacgtggtgggggggggggggggtaccggTACCGGATTCTTTATTTAAACCAGAATCATCTCAGACACACGAACGTTTCACATGttttattgccccccccccccacagctgaCCCGAATCGGATCAGAGTCCcctgatgacgtcacacagCAGCTCACACACTCATGAtacacactgccccccccccccagaacacAGCATAATGATTCAGTAAAGCAAAAACCAGGTGAGCAGTGGAACATCCCATAATAGTCCCTGGATCAGCCAATCACCAGGCTCGTTTGTGTAAACAACACACAGCAACACGTAAACACTacaaacccccccaaaaagacGCCACCACGCCTCAGACCGGGGGAGGAGCTGCCGCAGCCCCGCCCCTAATGACCCCTAACTGACCCCCACCCTCGCTGGTGAACACGTGACCCCAGATGATTGTCCAGGAACAGACATGGGTAAACAGCTGAttctgtcaccatggcaaccggAGGAGGCTGACCAGCATCTCAGAAGACCCCGTTTGATTGGCCAGACGCGACTACCTGCTCTCACCTGCCTCCTGATTCCTGTTCTACCTGGCAACAGATTATCTACAGTAAACTattcaaccaatcagacgcAGCGGATTCCCCTGGGCCGGAGCCTCAGGCagcttttaaatattaaaatcaaatattcatgAGCACATGACTGACAGGAACGTGGGAGTGGCTTCATGGTCCACAGGAGGTCCAGGTGGGACCAGAGCCCCCCAGGTGAAGCTGCTCCTTCACACCTGACAGGAAGCAGCATTCCTACAGGTGAGGCTGGCGGTCTGAGGCGGCGGCGGGGCAGGGGCGTGGCCTCAGGGGAACAGGACGGCGGCCTTCAGCTCGTCGTTCTCCGCCCGGTGGTCCAGCTGGTTCTGCAGCCGGATCACCTGCTCCAGCTCCCGGATCTGCCGGTCCGTCTTGTGGCTGACCAGCGTGCGGTAGAAGTGCACGGCGAACACGATGAAGACGAGGCCGAAGGGCACCATGATGCAGGTGGAGGCGATGGCGGCGGCCTGGCCAGAGCTGATGGTGCCGTTGTTCTCCTCGGCGCTCTTCAGGGGCAGGAACTTGACCCAGCACAGCAGCATGACCTCGGTCAGGAACAGCAGGGTGCCGATGACGGTGGAGAAGGCCCAGGCCAGCTCGATGTGGCGGTGCATTCGCTCGTGCGGCGACTCGTTCACCGAGTTCAGGTTGTGCACGTTGCTGACGGCCTCCAGGTTGGGCAGGATACAGGTGCTGATCATCAGTGCGAAAAGGTGCACTGCCACCAGGACCGTGGTGCAGGCGCTGAAGGCGATCAGCAGCCCCGGGGGGTAGCGGTAGTCCCGCTCCAGCTGCACCTCCACCATGGCCACCTGGGGGGGCAGAGGCACAGGTCATGTCAGGTGTTGGCACGCCCTACTGACGCTAACATGCCCTAATGACGCTAACACGCTGTACTGACGCTAACACGCCCTACTGACGCTAACACGCTGTACTGACGCTAACATGCCCTACTGACGCTAACATGCCCTAATGACGCTAACACGCTGTACTGACGCTAACACGCCCTACTGACGCTAACACGCCCTACTGACGCTAACACGCCCTACTGACGCTAACACGCTGTACTGACGCTAACATGCCCTACTGACGCTAACATGCCCTAATGACGCTAACACGCTGTACTGACGCTAACATGCCCTACTGACGCTAACACGCCCTACTGACGCTAACACGCCCTACTGACGCTAACACGCTGTACTGACGCTAACACGCCCTACTGACGCTAACACGCCGTACTAATGCTAACACGCCCTACTGACGCTAACATAtggtgtatatacacacatatatatacatgtatatatatagtgtatatatatactatatttatactaatatatatatatatatatatatatatatatatataaatataaaccacTATGTTTGACGAAGACAAATGGCTCCATAAGTGAGACACACGaggaccggagctaactcggctagcggccccaACTTCCCGTAGACGCCTgaaggtgacagcgtgaggttttcaagagACCTTATTCACATATAGAGGTGGGGATGAATGCTATTAGTGTTATTAATGATATTAAttttatcattatattattaatgCTATTAGTGtcattaataatatttattttattgttattattgctattaatgatattttattataatgatATTAATGCTATTAGTGTTATTTATACCCGTCATTCCTGCTGTGTCtgcaatgtagccgcaagaggacacaagccagtgtcttattgtgccggtcccaagcccggataaatacagagggttgcgtcaggaagggcatccggcgtaaaacttttgccaaatcaaatatgcgaatcaaacctatgacttccataccggatcggtcgaggcccgggttaacaacgaccgccatcggcgctgttgacctacagggcgccggtggaaattggattactgttggtcgaagaaggagaggaggaaagtgcgttcgcacgaagaaagagaagaggaacaccaagagtataggactaagagtagggacgttgaatgttggaactatgacaggaaaaggtagagagttggttgacatgatgcagagaagaaaggtagacatactgtgtgtccaggagaccaggtggaaaggtagcaaggctagaagtttaggagcagggttcaagttgttctatcatggtgtagatgggaagagaaacggagtaggaattatcttgaaggaggagtttgttaggaatgtcctggaggtaaaaagagtgtcagatagagtgatgagtctgaagctagaaatagaaggtgtgatgttcaatgttgttagcgggtatgctccacaggtaggatgtgagctggaggagaaggagaaattctggtcggaccttgatgaagtgatgcagagcatgcctagaagtgagagagttgtcattggagcagacttcaatggacatgttggtgcaggaaacagaggtgatgaggaggtgatgggcaggtttggtatccaggagaggaacgcagaaggacagatggtagttgactttgcaaaaaggatggaaatggctgtagtgaatactttcttccagaagaggcaggaacatagagtgacttataagagtggcggtaggagcacacaggtagactacatcttgtgtagacggtgtaacctgaaagagatcagtgactgcaaagtagtggtaggtgagagtgtagccaaacagcataggatggtggtgtgtaggatgactctggtggtgaggaagatgaagagggcaaaggcagagcagaagacgaaatggtggaagctgaaaaaggaagagtgttgcatgacttttaggaaggagttaagacaggctctgggtggtcaggaggtgcttccagatgactggacaactacagctaatgtgatcagggagacaggtaggagagtacttggtgtgtcatctggaaggaaagtagataaggagacttggtggtggaatgaggaggtacaggagtgtatacagagaaagaggttagccaagaggaagtgggacactgagaggactgaggagagtagacaggagtacagggagatgcagcgtaaggtgaaggtagaggtagcaaaggccaaacaagaagcttatgatgacttgtatgctaggttggacagtaaggagggagagactgatctataccggttggcaagacagagagatagagatgggaaggacgtgcagcaggttagggtgattaaggatagggatggaagtctattgacaggtgccagtagtgtgatgggaagatggaaagagtactttgaagagttgatgaacgtggaaaatgagagggaacaaagactagaagagg
Encoded proteins:
- the LOC137592580 gene encoding histone-lysine N-methyltransferase SETD1B-A-like, producing MMSGMDRDNRADTPPRWTSSKLMIDPVLAKGLYKVYRYDGWRFNIPVQDLPVGLLPVDSVRDPRVRRLWSRWNRTELLVAKFKVDDWYVGPVPPREVTFWGLNDNVGEAFLTSMCRPYGSTEQVEVFYHPHHKRHLGVARVVFDTARGARDAARELHQTSVMGNIIRVEVDPKGETRTQYLQLLLGGLHPPRSLPAGSSQLALQSLLHRLQGEAPQHQGDASQRRSDDPSPSIATPLSLDTAYSSIYQDTPHSSGLTPHCLGTPPTPCFSATPQSQDSCYSSLQATPVLQAEPPPHGVHRPSARELHPHKPPRHHQTSQSQPDSAHSSRQGAWPWAHETCSDHSCDQEVPGPPAGGRQDSISTPSIDPSTASPPPRDLAWRAESSLSGAPSGPQPQGQSLDSRIQSLLVSGQSSLRGEDDQPQDSPASPCPPLGDTRPACLIEDDEDETAQAVLVLTRQIQTQTPPADDFIHAERFPEPEAELSPPTATRQPDHTGVSSLQEEPANEDPHQSRNQPGALTPSPLPPPSFPPLGGAVHLLTSSTPPPIRPQAPPPATPFSFPIGRFPPAIPPVPPRLPNGTIPIPPPGWTPPTGWTPPLGWTPPPGRTPPPRWTTPPGWTPPPGHRVPIPPPPTFVQPPPAVPPPVPPPAHLYPPPVRPDERSPFPRPPWPAPPFNPLMPPPAPLPLGGDPHQVMVDRVLEAIRDQLKAAVRKDVARRVIEGTAFRVFEAWWDRQEQRAKVSPPGAPPVRRGPDGSVPFQEHVSPVRRSSVEKRSVPHKKPPLPSFRVKRKRAGDPALATEEEKGPRSPDEGSGRSWRVPPTGASLSDGLSLALDETQAQDRPASDRHRRRHARPQELDSDDEDAAPLVLCDGDAGDQSSDEEEGRPQDEGVVSPAAGDELRRFGESDSSSSVGGASSSPWDSSDSLDLSVSDSLEDSSYSDMEEGGEDQRRGRCTMTSSDEEVMEPPVTPTTPGGQLDLQDWLVLFPREELEETTSCQEDRLLDRLRFPSPPGPPVEPQLGVAVGGPGWVVDSEETPGSLRPVTPTGCLVDSDPDLLVRPASLAVEVEQPQTPGRGIMAELDSEDSADEDLSSSPLSAELVLGPSDPPVLSDQDRPTTPGREDQSGWPEFSSGRAPATPGRDSMSAGGQISPPPGPYPPTNPYALAPKTPGRDLILPHRHPGRRTTQRTLLWDSLGGSPVSGSSWSPSESSDSADGRGSWIVSGRRVKPLQGLENMLGLLDKENRSETRCLRRKQLRRRKMRWRQSWRSSRSPHRYRRRSVCEERRVLHRFWREGLDEEDGRILQFMYDRLQECDHGFRCIRNIRWTPHPLIKAPVEDQRSGLPHHRSGSARSEGFYRISQREKQTYVNHTKPAADLPTAAAQGTSAPAQQTTSLRSGSDFRSDQRRLRSSFSCDSDLVKFNQLKFRKKRIRFSRSLIHEWGLFALEPIAADEMVIEYVGQTVRQVVADMRERRYEEAGIGSSYLFRVDQDAIIDATKCGNLSRFINHSCSPNCYAKVITVESQKKIVIYSRQPIGVNEEITYDYKFPIEDTKIPCLCGAPACRGTLN
- the LOC137593094 gene encoding calcium release-activated calcium channel protein 1-like; amino-acid sequence: MSLSEHSMQALSWRKLYLSRAKLKATSRTSALLSGFAMVAMVEVQLERDYRYPPGLLIAFSACTTVLVAVHLFALMISTCILPNLEAVSNVHNLNSVNESPHERMHRHIELAWAFSTVIGTLLFLTEVMLLCWVKFLPLKSAEENNGTISSGQAAAIASTCIMVPFGLVFIVFAVHFYRTLVSHKTDRQIRELEQVIRLQNQLDHRAENDELKAAVLFP